From Elusimicrobiota bacterium, one genomic window encodes:
- a CDS encoding aspartate-semialdehyde dehydrogenase: MKLYNVAVVGASGMVGGELLGLLEGRRFPVGEFYPFNSGRKPASVVFKGKKYPCLKPSFALLKKADIVFFVSTDEVSGRFAKKLAAAGVWCIDDSSRFRLDPAVPLVIPEINAVELKPLKKLIAGPNCTLTGAAVALFELHKKFKIKELRLATYQAVSGAGRGAMLQLEAELRAYLKTGRVPEVKGGRFPHPIAFNLFPQVGGFDKNGHSVEENKVEAELKKIWNSPAIRISSTAVRVPVLRGHSLSVWARTERHWTLAGLKSVLSKTRGLKFSPDPYKYPVPLKQGYNTFEVFAGRLRKAKTSPDEFQLWIVSDNLYKGAALNSVQIAERITAKK, from the coding sequence ATGAAACTTTACAATGTGGCCGTTGTGGGGGCTTCCGGGATGGTGGGGGGGGAGCTTCTTGGCCTGCTTGAGGGCCGGCGCTTCCCGGTTGGCGAATTTTATCCTTTCAACTCCGGCAGAAAGCCGGCTTCAGTGGTTTTTAAAGGCAAAAAATACCCCTGCCTGAAGCCGTCCTTCGCGCTCCTGAAAAAAGCCGATATCGTTTTTTTTGTTTCCACCGACGAGGTGTCAGGCCGCTTTGCCAAAAAGCTGGCTGCCGCCGGCGTATGGTGCATAGACGATTCCTCCCGTTTCCGCCTTGATCCGGCCGTGCCTTTGGTAATTCCGGAAATAAACGCGGTAGAGCTTAAACCTTTAAAAAAGCTGATAGCCGGCCCCAACTGTACGCTTACGGGCGCCGCCGTGGCTCTTTTTGAGCTGCATAAAAAATTTAAAATAAAAGAATTGCGGCTGGCCACCTATCAAGCCGTCTCCGGGGCAGGCAGGGGCGCTATGCTGCAGCTTGAAGCCGAACTGAGGGCTTACCTCAAAACCGGCAGGGTTCCGGAGGTTAAAGGCGGCAGGTTTCCGCACCCCATAGCCTTCAATTTATTTCCGCAAGTGGGCGGCTTTGATAAAAACGGGCATTCCGTTGAGGAAAACAAGGTGGAGGCCGAGCTGAAGAAAATTTGGAATTCGCCCGCGATCAGGATAAGTTCAACGGCGGTGCGCGTGCCGGTTTTGCGGGGCCATTCTTTAAGCGTATGGGCCAGAACTGAACGGCACTGGACGCTTGCGGGGCTTAAAAGCGTTTTAAGTAAGACCCGTGGGCTTAAATTCTCGCCCGACCCCTATAAATATCCCGTGCCGTTAAAACAGGGGTATAACACTTTTGAGGTTTTCGCCGGGCGCCTCAGAAAAGCGAAAACCTCGCCCGACGAATTCCAGCTTTGGATAGTGTCTGATAATCTCTATAAGGGCGCCGCCCTGAATTCCGTGCAGATAGCCGAACGTATAACGGCGAAAAAATAA